The DNA window TCCTTCGTGTCCTTGGTGTCCTTCGTGTCCTTGGTGTCCTTCGTGTCCTTGGTGTCCTTTAGGTCCTTTAGGTCCTTTAGGTCCCTTATGTCCTTTGGGGTAAATTAGAGGCCGTCCTATGAGATACTTAGATGAATTTCAGGATCAAAAACTGGCCCAGGGTCTGATCAAGGCCATCGAAGCCCTAACAGATAAAGAGATTTGTCTGATGGAGGTCTGCGGCACCCATACGGTGGCCATTTTTAAACACGGGATAAAGAGACTTCTTCCGGACTCACTCAGGCTCCTTTCCGGTCCGGGTTGTCCGGTCTGTGTAACCCCTGACCGGGATATAGATGCGGCCATTTTTCTTTCCACCCGGCAGGATGTTGTTCTGGCCACCTTTGGCGACATGATAAAGGTGCCAGGAACCACAGGCTCTCTTGAAAAACAGCGGGCAGAGGGCGCTGATATTCGAGTTGTTTATTCCATTCTGGATGCCCTGGGAATAGCCCAAAATGCCCCCTCAAAGAAGGTGATATTTTTAGGGGCGGGGTTTGAAACCACCTCTCCCAGTATCGCCTCGACCATACATCTGGCCAGACAGGAGGGAATTGATAATTTCTGGGTCTACTCCTGCCATAAATTGATCCCCCCGGCGATGCAAGCCTTACTTGAAGCCGGAGAAGCCAGGATCGATGGCTTTATCTGTCCGGGTCATGTGAGCACTATTATAGGCTCCCTTCCCTATGAATTCATTCCGCTAAAGTTTGGGGTTCCCTGTGTTATCGCGGGTTTTGAACCATTGGATATCCTTCAATCCATATATATGTTATTAAAGCAGATCAGGGAGGGAAAGAGTTTGGTGGAGATTCAATACCGAAGGTGCGTAAAACCAGAGGGGAACCAGCGAGCCATCTCCAGACTTTATGAGGTGTTTGAGGTGGCAGATTCAGAGTGGCGTGGAATAGGTTTAATTCCTGATTCTGGCTTAAGGATAAAAAAGGAGTATAGTAACTTTGACGCCTCCTTGCACTTTGAGCTTCCTCCCCTCAAGGTCAGTCAAAAAAAATCCGGCTGTATCTGCGGTCAGATACTTCGAGGAATATCGCCCCCCCTTGATTGCCTGCTTTTCAGACAAAGATGCACCCCCGAGAATCCAATTGGCCTCTGTATGGTCTCTTCAGAAGGAACTTGTGCCGCCTATTACAATTATGGGCATCGTGGCCAATCCCTGCTTGAAAGGGCAGAGATCGGTTTACACCTTTAGAGCCAAAAGGAGGTTTATTTCCCATCAGCACTTTGCCCCGAGGCCAAAATTTTCCTTGCTAAAAATTCAAACTTGTGTTATATTTGCAGAGGTGTAAAAAAACACACCTCCCTTGATCTTTATCCTTGGTGCCTGACCTCTGGCTTCTGTGAGAACGGAAAGGATAAGGAAAAGAAAGGGGGGGAGGAAAAAACCAAAATTAAGGAGGAGTTAAATGGCCGTAGTTACTATCAAACAGCTTCTTGAAGCCGGGGTGCATTTTGGACATCAGACGCAGAGATGGAATCCTAAAATGGCCCCTTATATCTTTGCTGAACGCAATGATATTCATATCATTGACTTACAGAAGGCAGTCAAGGGATTGAAAAAGGCCTATAATTTTGTCAAAGACGTAGCGGCGGAAGGGGGAACTATTCTCTTTGTCGGGACTAAAAAACAGGCCCAAAGTGTGATGGTAGAAGAGGCAGAACGATGTGGAATGTTCTATGTGAATAAACGTTGGTTAGGTGGAACCCTGACAAATTACCAGACCATAAAAACTCGCATTAAATACCTGCAAGAGCTGGAGGAGGCTGAAACTGATGGTCGGTTTGATGCCTTACCCAAGAAAGAAGTGATAAAACTCAGGGAAAAGAAAGACAAGCTTAATAGACTCTTAGGCGGCATTAAGAGGATGAACGAACTCCCTCAAGCCCTGTATATAGTAGACACCAGGAAAGAGAAAATCGCCGTGAGTGAGGCTAAAAAATTGGGGATACCTATTGTGGCCGTTATTGATACTAATTGTGATCCTGATCAGGCCGATTATTGTATACCGGGCAATGATGATGCTATTCGGGCCGTAAAATTGTTCTCATCCTGTATTGCTAATG is part of the bacterium genome and encodes:
- the rpsB gene encoding 30S ribosomal protein S2 — encoded protein: MAVVTIKQLLEAGVHFGHQTQRWNPKMAPYIFAERNDIHIIDLQKAVKGLKKAYNFVKDVAAEGGTILFVGTKKQAQSVMVEEAERCGMFYVNKRWLGGTLTNYQTIKTRIKYLQELEEAETDGRFDALPKKEVIKLREKKDKLNRLLGGIKRMNELPQALYIVDTRKEKIAVSEAKKLGIPIVAVIDTNCDPDQADYCIPGNDDAIRAVKLFSSCIANAVIEGQQIAAELQAKKEQVAEEKAMLEEKRSMEE
- the hypD gene encoding hydrogenase formation protein HypD, translated to MRYLDEFQDQKLAQGLIKAIEALTDKEICLMEVCGTHTVAIFKHGIKRLLPDSLRLLSGPGCPVCVTPDRDIDAAIFLSTRQDVVLATFGDMIKVPGTTGSLEKQRAEGADIRVVYSILDALGIAQNAPSKKVIFLGAGFETTSPSIASTIHLARQEGIDNFWVYSCHKLIPPAMQALLEAGEARIDGFICPGHVSTIIGSLPYEFIPLKFGVPCVIAGFEPLDILQSIYMLLKQIREGKSLVEIQYRRCVKPEGNQRAISRLYEVFEVADSEWRGIGLIPDSGLRIKKEYSNFDASLHFELPPLKVSQKKSGCICGQILRGISPPLDCLLFRQRCTPENPIGLCMVSSEGTCAAYYNYGHRGQSLLERAEIGLHL